A DNA window from Engystomops pustulosus chromosome 6, aEngPut4.maternal, whole genome shotgun sequence contains the following coding sequences:
- the LOC140063970 gene encoding galactoside alpha-(1,2)-fucosyltransferase 2-like, with translation MRIILLWSIGITLSIIFISFSYIYHTKLDVNMFVTMMGKSTQCNKIEEKILDSSRIKPVMGMWTVNAIGRLGNLMGEYATLYSLAKMNGHQAYILPQMHSQLSKIFKITLPVLHQDVINRIKWKQYGLHDWMSDEYRHIEGEYVSLSGYPCSFTFYHHIRDEILREFTFHDFIKEESNSYLEKIKGDRKNVTFVGIHIRRGDYVHVMRNVWKGVVADKGYLQKAMDYFRQKYENPLFVVTSNGMDWCKENIDNSLSDVHFAGDGQEGSPGRDFALLSHCNHTIMTIGTFGIWVGYLVGGETIYLSNYTLPDSPFLKLFKYEAAFLPEWIGIPADLSPLLTESSP, from the coding sequence ATGAGAATTATTCTTTTATGGTCCATAGGCATAACCTTATCTATCATCTTTATAAGTTTCTCCTATATTTACCACACCAAGTTGGATGTTAATATGTTTGTAACCATGATGGGTAAAAGCACCCAGTGcaataaaatagaagaaaaaattcTTGATTCAAGCAGGATTAAACCTGTGATGGGTATGTGGACTGTCAATGCCATTGGACGTTTAGGCAACTTAATGGGCGAGTATGCAACTCTCTATTCCCTTGCTAAGATGAATGGCCATCAAGCTTACATTTTGCCACAGATGCACAGCCAGCTGTCAAAGATCTTTAAAATTACATTACCGGTGCTTCACCAAGACGTCATTAACCGTATTAAATGGAAACAATATGGACTTCATGACTGGATGTCTGATGAGTACAGACACATTGAAGGAGAGTATGTAAGTCTTAGTGGTTACCCTTGTTCATTTACTTTTTACCACCATATAAGGGATGAAATTCTTCGTGAATTTACTTTCCATGATTTTATAAAAGAAGAATCTAATTCTTATCTTGAAAAGATTAAAGGAGACAGGAAGAACGTCACTTTTGTTGGGATTCATATTCGAAGAGGGGACTACGTGCATGTGATGAGAAATGTATGGAAAGGGGTGGTTGCTGACAAAGGATACCTTCAAAAAGCCATGGATTACTTCAGACAGAAGTATGAGAACCCTCTCTTTGTGGTGACCAGTAATGGGATGGATTGGTGTAAAGAGAATATTGACAATTCACTGAGTGACGTTCACTTTGCTGGAGATGGGCAGGAGGGTTCCCCTGGACGGGATTTTGCCTTGTTGTCACATTGTAACCACACCATTATGACCATAGGAACATTTGGCATTTGGGTTGGTtatttggtaggaggagaaactATTTATCTTTCAAATTATACTTTACCTGACTCTCCCTTTCTAAAACTATTTAAATATGAAGCTGCTTTTCTGCCAGAATGGATTGGGATTCCTGCAGACCTTTCACCACTCCTTACAGAAAGCAGCCCTTAA
- the LOC140065946 gene encoding uncharacterized protein, whose product MEAAAAEAEAQALEAAVCGTCEGASIKLEPELGHQDISQRTSEYVLQQAQLDQYLHPLQRERSNSADHLRQHPVIQSTTLAHHPKHEGNSVYQSPCMQPASRPMGPYHSVTAFKKEGADKDYFDSNAFYDNCSTNPHHSNAHPDHPLRDQELPPFLKFFARRELLTKGLSKFNDRPESYRAWRASFRNATAGLDLSASEEMDLLVKWLGDESTEHAKRIRDININYPSRGLDMLWERLNECYGSSEMIEESLFKRLEDFPKISNKSFHKLRELSDLLTELQVAKSEGDLLGLTSLDTARGIKFIVQKLPYSLQEKWMNRGSEYKDRHNVQFPPFFFFVDFVRQQAKIRNDPSFDFSTVDLVNPGTGNPALIRNPRGTPITVHKTNVSPDDLSYKNDSIPETSGTLTKDPNTECPLHKKPHSLQKCRSFRNKSLKDRRMFLKENDICYRCCASTSHLARDCNASISCSECNSQEHITALHPGPAPQIPSLSDSTSEHGGEKKESAPPEVSPLCTQICGEDLGNTSCSKICPVIVYPIGHRERAVKLYAILDDQSNRSLASTAFFDIFKIKGLSSSYSLKTCTGVSKESGRRATGYQIESIDGQTSLPLPTLIECNSIPNSREEIPTPEAALQHSHLRSIAHLIPTLDPQAKLVLLLGRDIIRVHKVRKQINGPHNSPYAQKLDLGWVIIGDVHREKLPNPAHLNTREGKHATNYLCHRDVITQGCPSSFYGKDSANVCQCHNESNCDHITEQCTRRRGFTGKHCKQKCLPETFRYDCHQMCECPHNATSDHVTGTCYCNPGFKGIHCDQAALKMEKLNPYTKITPVHGSERHSASAIIGVIVLLIIMTLLGLFLCYQQRQKDKDHDIITPAMCMINTDYFLSGACCVERRQNTHTMENGFKDCMKESDCNSSISSLSTTE is encoded by the coding sequence atggaagcagcagcagcagaagccgagGCGCAGGCTTTAGAAGCAGCAGTATGTGGCACTTGTGAAGGAGCCAGCATAAAACTCGAACCTGAACTTGGTCATCAGGATATCTCGCAGCGCACTTCAGAATATGTGCTACAGCAAGCCCAGTTAGACCAGTACCTACATCCACTTCAAAGAGAGAGATCAAACTCTGCTGATCATCTAAGACAACATCCTGTCATTCAGTCAACAACCCTCGCACATCACCCTAAGCATGAAGGTAATTCTGTCTACCAATCACCCTGCATGCAACCTGCATCCAGACCTATGGGTCCCTACCACTCAGTGACTGCTTTCAAGAAAGAAGGTGCTGACAAAGACTACTTTGACAGCAATGCATTCTATGACAATTGCTCAACTAATCCTCACCACAGCAATGCTCATCCAGATCACCCTCTCAGAGACCAAGAGCTACCACCTTTCCTCAAGTTCTTTGCACGCCGTGAGCTGCTCACCAAAGGTCTCTCAAAATTTAATGACCGGCCTGAAAGTTACAGAGCATGGAGAGCTTCTTTCAGGAATGCCACAGCAGGCCTTGACCTCTCTGCAAGCGAAGAGATGGACCTGTTAGTGAAGTGGCTAGGAGACGAGTCCACAGAGCACGCAAAACGCATCAGAGATATTAACATCAACTACCCGAGCAGAGGCTTGGACATGTTATGGGAGAGGCTTAATGAGTGCTACGGCTCCTCAGAGATGATAGAGGAATCCCTCTTTAAAAGGTTAGAGGACTTTCCTAAAATATCAAACAAAAGCTTTCACAAGCTAAGAGAATTGAGTGACCTCTTGACAGAACTACAAGTTGCCAAGTCTGAAGGAGACCTGCTAGGCCTCACATCCTTAGATACAGCTAGAGGCATCAAATTCATAGTGCAGAAGCTACCCTACAGTTTACAGGAGAAATGGATGAACAGGGGTTCAGAGTACAAAGACAGACACAACGTGCAGTTCCCACCATTCTTCTTTTTTGTAGATTTCGTACGTCAGCAGGCGAAGATCAGGAATGATCCTAGTTTTGACTTTTCCACCGTAGACCTCGTCAACCCAGGCACAGGTAATCCTGCTTTAATTCGTAACCCCAGAGGCACACCTATCACCGTACACAAAACAAATGTATCTCCTGACGATTTATCATATAAGAATGATAGTATACCAGAAACCAGTGGGACACTAACAAAAGACCCAAACACTGAGTGCCCCTTACATAAAAAGCCTCACTCACTGCAAAAGTGTAGAAGTTTTAGGAACAAATCTCTTAAGGACCGCAGAATGTTCCTCAAGGAGAATGACATATGCTACAGGTGTTGTGCATCTACATCTCACTTAGCCAGAGATTGCAACGCCAGTATTTCTTGCTCCGAGTGCAACAGCCAAGAACACATTACGGCTCTACACCCAGGGCCAGCGCCACAGATCCCCTCACTGTCAGACAGTACTTCAGAGCACGGCGGGGAGAAGAAAGAAAGTGCACCTCCTGAAGTGTCACCTCTGTGTACTCAAATTTGCGGAGAAGATCTAGGTAACACATCTTGCTCAAAGATCTGTCCTGTTATAGTTTACCCCATAGGTCACAGAGAAAGAGCAGTAAAACTGTACGCCATCCTGGATGACCAGAGCAACAGGTCACTTGCAAGTACAGCCTTCTTTGACATCTTCAAAATCAAAGGACTTAGTTCGTCCTATTCTCTTAAAACATGTACAGGAGTGAGCAAAGAATCTGGGAGAAGAGCCACAGGTTACCAGATTGAATCTATAGATGGTCAGACATCCTTACCCCTTCCTACACTAATAGAGTGTAATTCAATCCCGAACAGTAGGGAAGAAATCCCAACACCAGAAGCAGCTCTACAGCATTCTCATTTGAGAAGCATAGCACATCTCATCCCCACACTGGATCCTCAAGCCAAGTTGGTCCTTTTGCTGGGTAGAGACATTATCAGAGTTCACAAAGTGAGAAAGCAGATAAATGGTCCTCATAACTCACCCTACGCTCAGAAACTAGACTTAGGATGGGTCATCATAGGGGATGTTCACCGAGAGAAGCTCCCCAACCCAGCACACCTGAATACCAGAGAAGGCAAGCATGCCACCAATTACCTGTGTCATAGAGATGTGATCACCCAAGGGTGCCCATCTTCATTTTATGGAAAGGACTCTGCCAATGTCTGTCAGTGCCACAATGAATCCAACTGTGACCACATCACTGAGCAGTGCACACGAAGAAGAGGATTCACAGGAAAACATTGCAAACAGAAATGTCTGCCAGAGACTTTCAGATATGATTGCCATCAGATGTGTGAGTGTCCACACAATGCAACCAGTGACCATGTTACTGGAACCTGTTATTGTAACCCTGGTTTCAAGGGCATCCACTGTGATCAAGCTGCCCTAAAGATGGAGAAACTAAACCCTTACACCAAGATCACCCCTGTGCATGGCTCTGAGAGACACTCTGCAAGTGCCATTATTGGTGTCATTGTCCTACTGATCATAATGACTTTACTGGGGCTTTTCTTGTGCTACCAACAGAGGCAAAAGGACAAAGATCATGACATCATTACCCCAGCAATGTGCATGATAAATACAGATTACTTTCTCTCAGGTGCATGTTGTGTGGAAAGAAGACAGAACACACACACGATGGAAAATGGCTTCAAAGATTGTATGAAAGAGTCAGATTGCAACTCCAGCATCTCCTCTCTGAGCACCACTGAGTAA